Sequence from the Chloroflexota bacterium genome:
CTATAGACCGCCCGCCATGGCGGGGATCACTGAGATCTCGTCGCCGTCGGAGAGCGCGGTGTCTTTGCCTTGGAGCGTGCGTACTTCTTCTGAGTTGACGTAGACGTTGAGGTAGCCGGGGATATCGCCGTTTTCGTCTGCGATCTGTGCGCCGATGCCAGGGAACTGGCGCTCCAGTTCCTGCAAAAGCTGCGCAACGTTTGCCGCTTCGAGTTCCACCCGGGACTGATTGCCGGTGAAACGACGATACGGTGTCGGAATGTAGACTTTTACTCCCATCGCGATGGGTCCTTAGCTTTATTTTCGTTAGCTTGTGTACCAACTCTTACTATAAGCTATCTCGATGCTGCGGCTCAACGTGGCAACTCGTATCGGGGCCATCTTGGCTATCCTGGGGAAGACGCCAAGGAAACGCCCGTACTTTGCCGGCGCAGCTTTGCGTGTCCGCACTGCTCTCATTACGTCGATCGCCGCTAGGCAAGCGGCCGGTAGCAACGGTAAGATGTAACCGGATGTGGGCGCGTGTGTTCTCGCTTCGAATAACTTGCAGTGTACACGTCAAGTAGGTCGGCCAGTTCCCAGCAGGTATGACTGCGCTCATGCGGAATTGACCCGGCATACACGTACCGCGTGACCTTGAGCGGCACGCGCCCAGGACGCCGACAACGCAAGAAACAATCTTCCACTACAAGACAGGAGACTCGAGCTATGGCGGAAGGTAACGGGCGACCCGAACTCTTCGATGTCAACGTCTCACTTGGCCCATTGCCGCAGCGGCCGCCGGGGTCGCCCGTCGATGCCGCGAGCTTGCTGGAGCTGCTGGATGCGTATGATATTTCACGGGCGCTGGTGACGCATACCCATGCCAAGTGGCACGACCCCACAGACGGCAATGAACGTCTCTTGCAGGCCATTGCCGGCGAGCCGCGCCTTTCCCCGTGTTGGGTGGTAATGCCTGCTGCCACGCGTGAAGTGCCGCCGGAAACGGAGCAAGTCGATCAACTGCTGGCGGCAGGTGCGCGCGCCGCGCGACTCTGTCCCAAGACCCACATCCTCGTGCTCGAACCGTGGGTGATCGAGCCGCTCGCGCAAGCCCTCGCCGACAAACGGGTGCCGGTTCTGCTCGACTTCGACAACGCCCACTACAGCGAGCCGCGGCACTGGGACTTCATCGCGTGGCTGCTGGAGGCGTTTCCCGATTTGCCGGTGATTCTCTTGCGGCAGTCCCACGCCGACTTTCGCGTGCTCTTCCCGCTGCTCGAACGCTCGCCGAACCTCTATGTGGAAACTTCCTATCTGGGCGGGCACAGCGCCCTCATTGAACTGGCAGAGCGGTGGGGAGCCGAGCGCTTCATCTTTGGCACCGGCCTGCCGATTTTCGAACCGGCTTTGCCCATCACTACGCTGTCTTACGGCGGATTGGAGCCCGCAGCGCGCGCGGAAATCGCGGGGGCAAGCCTGCAGCGTCTCCTCGACGGCTGCAAGGTGTAGGTACTGCATGCGTGGCCACGACGCTAATTCATCGGACGAGCCTTGCTTCCTCAAGGAGACGAATGCGAAATCTCTCTTGGGCGCAATTTCGTTTCCTCTACCTCATGAGAACCTTGCGTAACCTTTGCCAATACGAGGAAGTCCCCTCTCCCAGCGAAACCATGGCGTATCTAGATCTTGAGGAAATTGTGCTACCCCCTCTCCCCGGGGAGACCTTTGCGAAACCTACGGGGAAACGAGAGCGTTCCCTCTCCCTCGACGGGAGAGGGCTAGAGCCTGCCCCGTACTCGATACGGGGGTGAGGGTGAATCTCCTGAAAGCTATCCACATGCACACCGAATCTGCCCTGATACGTCTTGACACTGCACAGCGTAAAGGGCCATTGTATAAAGAGAACCCCTCACCAATACAACCGCCATCTCCTTCCGACGGTCGCAAAAGCAGCGGACTCCAGTACGTGTGGCGAGGAGCGCGCGCCTCCGCCGTGCACATGAGCAAGAACTATTCAATCGATTAAGGAGCCTCCCAGTGTCCACCTTCGCACACCTCACACCCGCGCAGCTTGCTGCCCTGCGGGCGATAGACAGTCCTACCATTGCCAACGCCATCGAAGAATTCGACGTGCGCGACCGCCGCGCCGGGTACATGGATGGATCCATTCGCTGCATCTACCCTGATCTCGGCGAGATCGTGGGTTATGCCTTCACTGTCACCTTCAAGAACCGCGAACCGGGCGACCCGCCCATGCGCCAGGAGTGGGTCAGGGCGCTGGAACACGCGGCGGCCGTGCCTGCCCCGCGCATCTTGGTGGCCCACGACGCCACGCCGGAGGTGCCGGCGGCGCTCTTTGGCGAGATTATGTGCACGCTGCTCACGCGCCTCGACTTCGTGGGCGTCATCACCGACGGTACCGTGCGCGACCTCAATGAGGTGCGGGAGCTCGGCCTGCAGTATTTCGCGTCCAGCGCAATCGTCTCTCACGGGCAAGTCACGGTAGAATCTTTTGCCACGCCGGTGACCGTTGCGGGCCTCTCCGTCGAGACTGGCGACCTGCTGCATGCCGACTGCAACGGCGTCGTCCAGATTCCCGCCGAAATCGCGCCCGAGGTCGCCGCCAAAGCCGAGGAAGTCCGCCAGGACGAGGCAAGACTCCTCGACGCTCTCGCCGATCCGGCGTTTTCGCTAGAGGAATTTAAGAAGGTCATGTTGGGGTAAGCACATGGCCAATGCAGAGCAGAACAAAACTCGCGAAGAAATGCAGGACATTGCCGATCAGTTGCGGGCGATTGGGCAGACGGGGCTCTTCTATGCGCGGCGGGAGGATGACGAGTACGACATTGCCCGCTACGAGCGCGTATTGGAGTTGGCCGCGCGGCTCATTGCGCTCGCTGATACGCGCTCGGTAGACGAGATTCTGAAGATATACAACGGCGACATTGACGTGCAGTCGCCGAAAGTAGCGGCGTTTGGCGCGGTCTTCGATCCGCAGGGCCGCGTGCTGCTCATACAACGGTCAGACAACCGCCTCTGGGCCATGCCGGGCGGCATGGTGGAGGTCGGCGAGACCGCGGCACAGGCGGCGGAACGGGAAATCTGGGAGGAGACCGGCGTGCGCGTGCGCGCCGAGCAGCTTATCGGTATTTACGACAACCGCGCCTACGGCGGCCGCGCGCCGTTTCAGACGTATATGGTTGGGTTCATGTGCTCGTTCGTTTCCGGTACGCCGCACCCGACGAGCGAAGCCCTGGACGTAGGCTACTTTACCGAAGATGCGCTACCGTCGCTCACGCCCGGCGCCCGCGACCGCGTGCCTCAGGCCTTCGCCTGGCAGCGCGCCGAGCGCACCGAGTCGCACTTCGAGCGTGAGCTTGCGTGAACATCTACCCTCTGAGTGCAATCACACGGATCGCGCCAAAGCGACGGGAAGCCAAGCACGTCGCGCGGGGGCTTGGCCCCCCGCTTGGAGAGCTTTGCCTAGCCCTCATCGTACGAGTGGGAATTGCTCCCTCTCCCTGGGGAGAGAGCTTTGCCTAGCCCTCATCGTACGCGCGGGAATTGCTCCCTCTCCCTGGGGAGAGAGCTTTGCCTAGCCCTCATCGTACGAGTGGGAATTGCTCCCTCTCACCGGGGAGAGTGCTTTGCCTAGCCCTCGTCGTACGCGCGGGAATTACCCCCTCTCCCGGGGGAGAGGGTCGGGGTGAGGGGAAACCGGCGCCGCTCAGGTTGAATTCCGCTGGGTTTGCAGAGCTACGCAAGGCTCTTCTCGCTTGGGCATGAGTGCACACGGCGCGGAGAAGGTGGATTCCCGCGTTCGCGGGAATGACGGATTACGGCAGCCTGCGTGGGAGTTGTAAGTGTCAGGAAATTCGTTGACAGATTTGGTAGAAGAAACTTGGGAGCAGTACTCTGTGCTCGCCTACATACATGTCATACCGAACGGAGCGTAGCGGAGTGTCGCTCTTAGCGCGGAATCTAGAGTGCTGAGGCCGTGAAAGTGTGTTGGGCAGGGACCCTAGATTCCGCGAACAGTGTTCGACGCCACGCTCGGGATGACAAGGCCTTGTAGCGCTTTCTACTGGAAAGCGAATTCTGTCAACGAATTACCTGACCCTTACAGGAATGACAGGTCGGGAGCGTTGGTCTGCAACCTGCGCACGTGTGGATTCCTGCGCTGTGGTAATGACGGAAGGCTGCAAGAGCTACAACCAACGGAATTGCAGACGCTCTGATTTGCGTCCGGGGCGTCTTGTCCGTCGCCGCGAGCCGGTGCTACAATGCAGGCAAGCCCACAACGCACGCACGGCCCGCTAGCTCAATGGCAGAGCAACTGACTCTTAATCAGTGGGTTCGGGGTTCGAGTCCCTGGCGGGTCACCAAGCATTGCCTCACCTGCGGCTAAACATGCCGCAGTACCCTCTGTGCTCTTGTCATCGTTTCTCGTATTTGCAGCCGGGGATCAAGAGCTACACGCAACCCCGCCACAGCATCGCCGCTCGTCCCGTGAGCTCCCGCAATGGCGCTTTCGTACGACACGTTCATTCGCCAATTACAGCGGGACGCATGCAGTGTATACTCTCACTAACGTACCTCACATGCCCTGGGAGAGCGTAAAGCAGGCGACCAAGGCATCCTTGCCGGCTCGGCCCAGCGCTTCCCTAACGGACCTCATGCCAGCCTGAGGAGCCTTTCGGTGCACGAAACACAACGTGAGCGAGCGTACCGTTGCTCATAGACACCCACACGTACATCGGCCATTGGGGCTTTCGCGCCTTGCCGTGGCGCGATGCGAGCGGCTTGTTGCGCGCCATGGACCGGCACGGCATCGACCAGGCGTGGGTCTCGTCTGCCAGCGCCATCCTCTACCGTAATTCCCACGCGGCCAACGAGGAACTCCACGCCGAGGTGAGCAAGCATCGAGACCGCCTGGTGCCGTTTGCCGTCATCAACCCCACGTACGCCGACTGGGAACACGACCTGGCGGTCTGCCGGGAGGAATTCGGATGCCGGGGCGTGCGGCTCTACCCGCCCTATCACCGCTACACCTTGCGCGACCAGTCTTGCCGTGAACTGGTTGAGGCGGCCATTGCCAGCGACCTTGTGATCTCCGTTCCCCACTGGGTGGAGGATGATCGCGAGCGGTCGTGGCTGCTGGCGCAACCCGGCATCGTGCCGGTGGCGGAAATGGCAGCGCTGGCTGAAGCGCATCCGAATGGGCGCTTCGTCTTTCACTACGGCTTGGGCTTTACGGATACTCCCCTGGGTCAGCGCGGCGCGGTGCAGGCCGCGTACGGGCTGGATATTGCGCGCCTTCCGGTGTTCGTGAAAGAGGAATTGCCCACGCTCCTCACAAGCATCGGCCCGGAGCGGTTGGTCTTTGGCAGCGGCATGCCGCTCACATCGGCGGAGGTGCCGCTCTATAAGCTGGAGGTCCTCGACGTTGCGGTGGAGGTCCTGGAACAAATCCGCTGGCAGAACGCGCAGCGCCTGCTAGGGCTGCAGACCTAACGCTGGGTACCGGCAATTGCTGGTGGACACTGCCTGGTGGAGACCTTTGCGAATCATTTACAAGCATCCGTCAAGCGGGTTTTTACCGTGTGGATTTTCCCCTCACCCCGGCCCTCTCCCCGAGGAGAGGGAGTAATTCCCGCGCCTACGGTTGAATTTATGTCATGTTCTCCCCGAGGAGAGGGAGTAACACCTGCACCTCCAGCCGAAGTCACGCAAGGTTTTCCTCGGAGAGAGGGAACCTCTTACTTTGCCGGACCTAGCGGCGCGGCTGACTCCAAGTAGGTCTACACAGATGGAACCTCTTGAAGCGCTCGTATCCTTCGTCGCTGATCTGCGCTATGAAGACCTGACGCCGAACGCGGTCGCAGCCGTCAAAGTGCAGATTGCCGATGCGCTGGCGTGCGCCCTTGCCGGGTCGGCAGCGCCTTTGACCCCGGAGATCGTGGCGCGGCAAGCCCGCTGGGGCGGCGCGCCGGAAGCGACGGTGCTTGTCTATGGGCATCGCCTGCCGGCGCCCACGGCGGCATGGCTCAATGCGGCCATGGTCCACGCCCACGACTTCGACGATTCGCATCGCGCCTCCAATCAACACGTTTTCGTGACGCTCCTGCCTGCGGCGCTGGCCGCTGCCGAGAGTCTGGGCACACCGATCGCGGGGCGGGACCTCATCACCGCTCTCGCCGCTGCGGCGGAATTTCAGATTCGCCTGGGTCTCTCCGTTCTGCCCCACATGCACGTGGGTTGGCTGCCGACGGCAGTCTTTGGCGGGCTGGGCGCGGCGGCGGTGAGTGGCAAATTGCTCGGCTTGCCAACCGAGGGTATGGCGAACGCCATCGGGCTGGCTTACGCGCAAGCGCAAGGAAACCGCCAGGGGCTCTTGGAAGGAAATGTCGCCAAGCGCCTGACACCGGCATTCAGTGCACGGGCGGGGGTGCATGCGGCGGTGCTGGCCGAAATCGGCGTCACCGGCCCCCATGCGCTCGCGACGGGCGCATACGGACTCTTTGCCCTCTTTGGCGGCGGCTACGGTGACGCATCCGTTCTCACGGCAGGTCTCGGCGCACACTTCGCCGTAGAAGACATTGCCCTGAAGCCGTATCCCTGCTGCCGCGCGGCGCACCGGCCGATAGACATGGCCCTGGAGGCCAAGGATCAGCTACAACCGTCTGACGCAACAGACATTGCCGCCGTGGACGTGTGGCTGCATCCGCGCGGGCACGCTCTGATCGGTCAGCCCTTCCAAATACGGCAGAACCCGCAGGTAGACGCGCAGTTCAGCGCGCAGTGGACGGTGGCTTTTGCGCTGGTGCACGGTGCGCCCGGACTTGCGGACTTCGCGCCGGAGGCGGGGCGCGCAGCCACAGACGTACACAGGCTGGCACAGACGATTAAGGTGCACCGCTTGCCCGACGCTGGACCCGCCACGTTGGAGCGTCTCACGGTGACACTCAAGGACGGACGCCGGGCAGCAATCAGCCATGCCGATGTCAAGGGCGAGCCCAGCCTCCCGTTGACGCGGTCGGAGCGCCGAGGAAAGTTCCTCGCGTGCGCCGGGTACGCCCACCATCCACTGGACGTCAGACAAGCAGAAGCCGTCTTCACCGGCATTGAACGCCTGGAGGAGAGCAACGACATCCGTCCCCTCATCGCGCAACTCGCAACTCCTCCCGGTCATGCGGGCTCGCGGTAGGTACTGAGATCGGGTTGCGGCCACATTCATTGCGCAGGCGGGTATGATGGTAGCGTGCAGCGCAACTTCGGGTATCGTCTCTCTGTTCGTTCCAACGCAGGGAATCAACCGGCGTTGGCAGTGAGACCATTGCATTAACTCGCGAGAGAGTGCGAGCGCGGCCAGTAATCGGACAAAGGAGATTGGAATGAGCGCACTTGAGGGGCGGCGGGCGTTAGTTACCGGCGCGGGCATTGGGATTGGTCAGGGCATCGCGTTGGAGCTGGCCCGCCAGGGGGCGGCGGTGGCCGTGCACTACTATGCCGATAGTGTGGCCGGCGGGCAGGAGACCGTGGCGGCTATCAAGGAAAGCGGCGGCGCGGCAGTTCCGATTGAGGCCGACCTGACGAACGTGGCAGAGTGCCGCCGCGCCGTGGACGAAGCCGCGGCGGGACT
This genomic interval carries:
- a CDS encoding amidohydrolase family protein → MAEGNGRPELFDVNVSLGPLPQRPPGSPVDAASLLELLDAYDISRALVTHTHAKWHDPTDGNERLLQAIAGEPRLSPCWVVMPAATREVPPETEQVDQLLAAGARAARLCPKTHILVLEPWVIEPLAQALADKRVPVLLDFDNAHYSEPRHWDFIAWLLEAFPDLPVILLRQSHADFRVLFPLLERSPNLYVETSYLGGHSALIELAERWGAERFIFGTGLPIFEPALPITTLSYGGLEPAARAEIAGASLQRLLDGCKV
- a CDS encoding MoaD family protein produces the protein MGVKVYIPTPYRRFTGNQSRVELEAANVAQLLQELERQFPGIGAQIADENGDIPGYLNVYVNSEEVRTLQGKDTALSDGDEISVIPAMAGGL
- a CDS encoding amidohydrolase family protein; this translates as MLIDTHTYIGHWGFRALPWRDASGLLRAMDRHGIDQAWVSSASAILYRNSHAANEELHAEVSKHRDRLVPFAVINPTYADWEHDLAVCREEFGCRGVRLYPPYHRYTLRDQSCRELVEAAIASDLVISVPHWVEDDRERSWLLAQPGIVPVAEMAALAEAHPNGRFVFHYGLGFTDTPLGQRGAVQAAYGLDIARLPVFVKEELPTLLTSIGPERLVFGSGMPLTSAEVPLYKLEVLDVAVEVLEQIRWQNAQRLLGLQT
- a CDS encoding MmgE/PrpD family protein, whose protein sequence is MEPLEALVSFVADLRYEDLTPNAVAAVKVQIADALACALAGSAAPLTPEIVARQARWGGAPEATVLVYGHRLPAPTAAWLNAAMVHAHDFDDSHRASNQHVFVTLLPAALAAAESLGTPIAGRDLITALAAAAEFQIRLGLSVLPHMHVGWLPTAVFGGLGAAAVSGKLLGLPTEGMANAIGLAYAQAQGNRQGLLEGNVAKRLTPAFSARAGVHAAVLAEIGVTGPHALATGAYGLFALFGGGYGDASVLTAGLGAHFAVEDIALKPYPCCRAAHRPIDMALEAKDQLQPSDATDIAAVDVWLHPRGHALIGQPFQIRQNPQVDAQFSAQWTVAFALVHGAPGLADFAPEAGRAATDVHRLAQTIKVHRLPDAGPATLERLTVTLKDGRRAAISHADVKGEPSLPLTRSERRGKFLACAGYAHHPLDVRQAEAVFTGIERLEESNDIRPLIAQLATPPGHAGSR
- a CDS encoding RraA family protein — its product is MSTFAHLTPAQLAALRAIDSPTIANAIEEFDVRDRRAGYMDGSIRCIYPDLGEIVGYAFTVTFKNREPGDPPMRQEWVRALEHAAAVPAPRILVAHDATPEVPAALFGEIMCTLLTRLDFVGVITDGTVRDLNEVRELGLQYFASSAIVSHGQVTVESFATPVTVAGLSVETGDLLHADCNGVVQIPAEIAPEVAAKAEEVRQDEARLLDALADPAFSLEEFKKVMLG
- a CDS encoding NUDIX hydrolase N-terminal domain-containing protein, translating into MANAEQNKTREEMQDIADQLRAIGQTGLFYARREDDEYDIARYERVLELAARLIALADTRSVDEILKIYNGDIDVQSPKVAAFGAVFDPQGRVLLIQRSDNRLWAMPGGMVEVGETAAQAAEREIWEETGVRVRAEQLIGIYDNRAYGGRAPFQTYMVGFMCSFVSGTPHPTSEALDVGYFTEDALPSLTPGARDRVPQAFAWQRAERTESHFERELA